The nucleotide window tatgattattattaagatctaaattttgaatataatttAGTTCTTCCAGATTCTCATGTGAAGATAGTTCTAAAAATTGGATTTTTTGGTccatcaaatatttatttttaatgttcttgCACTAAAGTAGATGCTTTCATCACCATCtcaatctatttatttattttattttcactgGTTACTTACtattcaaattttaaatataattttttgaatGGTACTATTGCAttacattatttattattattattattattatttaaaatttgaatataattCCTTTGAATAGTAAGATTGTGTACATTGAcccactttattttattttattttttggggcCATGGgatctaaaattataaaaagaattccAACCATTATCTCTCTCCTCAAATTTCATCAAAAATCTAATATACTAAATTTTTTTCATGTTATCAATACATATCTTTTCTCTACCagtcaaataaaattttatttttattttttttgcatctttttgagttatatatatatttatataaatataaattcttcttattttttacttGCTATATTCCACGAGAAGCACGAGGCTCTTAACCTACCCCAGCGGCAGCTGCCATTCTCGTGAATACATGGAAGCACATGCTCCCGCGGTCCACTTAACCAATCCCCTCTTCGTCTCCTGTCGTCTTCCTCTCGCATCAGTCCAAGACCTGAACAACCAGCACTGGAGGAGGAAGAGACGAAGAAGAATTCCCCCGTACATAAGTAGCTACGCCCGAGCAGGCGGTGCCGATGGCGGCCGATCAGCTCGTCAACGCCGACGACCTCGAGGCTCCCCTCATCTCGTCCGCAGTGTCTTATCACGACGAGCACCGCTCCCGCATTCGCCGCTCCACCTCCAACACCACCTCCCAAGTCGCCCTCATCGGCTCCAACCTCTGCCCCATCGAAAGCCTTGACTACGAGTTCTCGCTTCCCCCCTCCCTCTCGATCACGATTCATTCGATCTTAGATTCCTTCTTCGAATTTCGATCTGTGGCGACTCCGGGTGGGATGATCTGACCCTGCACGAATTGCAGGTTGATCGAGAATGACTTCCTCAAGCAGGACTGGCGTAGCCGGGGGCCGGGCCACATCGTGCGGTACGTCATCCTCAAGTGGACCCTCTGCTTCCTCGTCGGCGCCCTCGCTGGCGCCGTCGGATTCTTCAACAACCTCGCTGTCGAGAACATCGCCGGCGTCAAGTTCGTCATCACCTCCAACATGATGCTCGTCAGGAAGTACGATTGGGTCCGATGAACCTAGCTCCGTCGCCTGTTCTCTTTGGTTGATTCTTCTTGTGGGTGGGGCAGGTTCGGATGGGCTTTCGGAGTGTTTGCGGGCACCAATTTTGTGCTTCTCATGTTTGCTTCGATGATCACGACTTTCATTTCGCCGGCGGCGGCTGGATCGGGGATACCAGAAGTGAAGGCCTATCTCAATGGTGTTGACGCCCCTGATATTTTCTCGTTGAAGACCTTCTTCGTCAAGGTGAGGTTTTCGGGTTCTCTAGTGGTTGTCATCTGTGCTCTACCATCTATTTAAGATGCCTTATGAAACGAATTTTGCATTAGCTCTTCGTGGAACGTTAAACTGTTTATACCCaactgaaaatgaaaaaaaaaaaaagaaaaatcttcgCAAGCTGCATTAACGAGAGACAAATTGGGATTGTAATGCCAATCTGCAATTCCTAGAAAACACTTGGCCAGAAGAAATTCAAGccaatttattaattaataaaaccTCATGAGATACCTGGTAATTAATATTTCTCTGGATGTCTTATGCTTTCCCTATTCTTCTTTGCATTATCATAATTATGTGATCCCTTCGATTTGGAAGTGAAAGTAATAGATTTTGATATGGAACATGTTACTAAACTGCCATCCATGTAATAATCCTTTGGTATTACGTATTCCTAGCTGAATAATAGATTATGTGGCCCTTTGTTGCATGGTTATCATGATGGATGTACTTTTGAAGCCTTTAACCTGATAGAAGTGAGTGATGTAGATGTTTCGTGGACTCAACAGGTGGTAGGTTGCATTGCTGCTGTCTCCTCATCTCTCTATGTGGGTAAAGCCGGTCCTATGATACATACAAGtgcctgcattgcttctattctgGGGCAGGGTGGATCTCGGAAGTACAAGTTAACTTGTAAATGGCTGAGATACTTTAAGAATGACAGAGATCGACGGGATCTTGTTACATGTGGATCTGGTGCCGGAGTTGCTGCTGCCTTTCGTGCGCCAGTTGGTGGTGTTCTGTTTGCCCTGGAATGTGTATCATCATGGTATCATGCACATTGATTACTGTCTCATGCACCTTTCTTTTTCTGTGTTCTATAGTAAGATATTAATTTAACTATATTACATTGATTAACATAGATTGAAGTTTGCATGTGATTCTTAATATGGTCTCTAGCATTTATGGCCATACAATTTAACTGGTTTTTAAGGGGCATAAATTGTCTACTCTTTTTGGAATGCAATAATTATGAGGAAAGTAGTAAATCGAGGGTTCACAATATTTTGCATAGCATACTGGAGAAATTAGATAATGAATCTTATGCATAACTATCATGAGTTGGGGCACATTAGCCATGCTGAGAACTGTCCGATACTAGAGAACTAtggttttttttgtcttttcGAAAGCTGTACAATGTCTTCATTTCATCTCCTTATAGTTGCTTTCTTGGCTTTGAAGGTGGCGAAGTGCACTACTTTGGAGAGCATTCTTCACAACAGCAGTTGTTGTGGTCATTCTCAGGGCACTGATTGATATTTGCAATAGTGGCAAATGTGGATTATTTGGGAAGGGTGGTCTTATAATGTTCGATGTCACTTCTGCCAATATCACTTATCACGTAATCGATTTGCCTCCAGTACTTGTTCTAGGAGTTGTAGGAGGAATCTTAGGAAGCCTCTACAATTTTCTGTTGGAAAAGGTTCTCAGAGTCTACACTCTTATCAATGAGTATGtattactttttttttcctaCTACAATTGCCTTCTTCTTTACTAAACTAACTCAGGACATAAAGAACAGTTCAAATGTATTTTATTATGCCAATATCTCATTATGAGGATCAATGTTGCATCTTACTGTACTTGTTGACTATCTCTGATGTGAattcctattttttttttaaaagtagTTTTGCAAACATTTCCTTCAATAGTATTTTTGAGATTATATTCAAAACTTTATTTTCAGGAAAGGGCATGTCTACAAGTTGCTTCTTGCTGCTTCAGTTTCCATATTCACATCTTGTTGCCTATTTGGTTTACCTTGGCTTGCATCTTGTAAACCTTGCCCGGCTGGGTTATCAGAAGCTTGCCCCTCAATAGGTAGATCTGGAAATTTCAAAAAGTTTCAGTGTGCTCCTGACCACTATAATGATCTAGCTAGTCTGTTTTTTAACACAAATGATGACGCAATCAGAAACCTCTACAGCGCTGGCACAGATAATGTGTTTCAAAAATCTTcggtatttttatttttcattgccTCATACTTTCTTGGTATCATCAGCTATGGTCTAGCAGTTCCTTCTGGCCTTTTTGTGCCAGTTATTTTGACCGGCGCAACTTATGGACGCCTTGTTGGGATGCTGATGGGTTCACATTCGACTCTGAATCATGGTCTCTTTGCAGTCCTTGGTTCTGCTTCCCTTCTAGGTGGATCAATGAGAATGACTGTTTCTGTCTGTGTAATTATACTAGAGTTGACTAACAACCTCCTGCTGCTTCCTCTGGTCATGCTGGTTTTGCTTATTTCCAAGACGGTGGCTGATGTTTTTAATGCCGACGTCTATGATATGCTTGTAAAACTGAAGGGGCTGCCTTATCTTGAAGCCCATGCTGAACCTTACATGAGACAGCTCACTGTCGGTGATGTGGTTGGAGGTCCCTTGCAGATCTTCAATGGTGTCGAGAAAGTTAGCAACATAGTCCATTTACTGAAGACAACTGGCCATCATGGATTCCCTGTGGTAGATGAACCTCCCTTTTCTAGTTCACCAGTGCTTTTTGGTCTGATTCTTCGTGCACACCTACTTGTTCTGTTGAAGAAGAAAACATTTCTTCATGCTCGCACACTTGTAAGTATTGATGTTTCAAAACAGTTCTCAGCCGAGGACTTTGCTAAACGTGGCTCCGGCAAGCATGAAAACATTGAAGGGATTGACCTGACTGCTGAAGAGATGGACATGTATGTTGACTTGCATCCGTATACCAACACTTCACCTTACACTGTTGTTGAGACGATGTCACTTGCAAAGGCTCTCATTCTTTTCCGAGAAGTTGGCTTGAGGCACCTCTTGGTTATTCCAAAGTCTTCTTCGGTAGCAATCTTATCTCCCTTTAGTGTGCATGCACTGATCATTTTATACAATACTCTGACCCAGTTTCTTTTGCTAGTGTAGATTTCTTACCAAATTTTGTATATTTTCTATTTAGTCTATTGTTGATTTTTAACAGACTATTTGGTGCTTGCCTGACTCTAAAATGTGTTTTTGGACTACTGCAGCGGGCACCTGTTGTGGGCATATTGACAAGGCACGATTTTATGCCTGAGCATATACTTGGGACGCATCCATTCCTATTGCAGAGCAGATGGAAGACAATACGTTTAGGCAAATCAAATTTGATTGAAATTTTTAGTGGTCTTTGTTGAAATGAGAAGTGAGTCTGTCAAATCAaaacaaagatatgattcatttcgaTCCGGAATATTTATCCTTTTTGGTTTTTCATATCAGATGCTGGGGAttgaatgaaacaaaatcatgtcTAAATTTTGGAATTACTCTGGGGGTCCATAAGTAGATATAAGTTTTAATCTTTCCATATATCTGTAGAATAGACCCAAGGAACATTTTTTTCCCTTAAAAAACAATCTGTTTTCTCCTCTCATTCTTGTTGTCTTGAATCCCTTTCATCATCGACCTTCATTTCAACCTTGGATGAAGCATTTCTTAGTGAATCTGCTTCTTTTTATTTCTGCAATTGATATGTAACTTTTATGTAGTGCTAGAACAGTATATCTGCTTCCACTGTCAATATACACAAAAGGGATCCAACACTGATTTGGTACCTTCTGATTGTGATGAAAAGTGTAACATATATGTGATGCATGTGTTCCTCCATTATAGGTTTTTCATCGGTTTGTATACCATTCTTCGGGTTATCTATTATAAACCCTTCAGGTAGCTTACTAGTCCATCCATCAGTCATATACATATTGTAATCACCCATTTGTATCATGTATTATTTTGACCTACTTGTGAGCATATTAATTTCCAAAATTTATTTGAAGGATCTTTTCCCGAATTTAgaagtttttaatttattactaTCACATGTCCAGTTCATATTTACACATTTAGCAGAAAATTGTGAAACTGATCTCTGTTGGAGCTCTTTGGGAACTTCTGGAATTGTCCTCCAACATACTGCTGTTGGTATAGCAGGTTGTCACAGAAAAAGCACCAGATGTCTCTAGTTATATTGTTCTGTAAACTATCATAGTTCTATATTTCTTTCTGaatttgaactcatttttataggTTAATTTTACATCAGAAATATTTAGACATTATCCACAAAAAACTTGCACTTTTGAGACTTCTTCCCCCCCCATGCATGTAACCAAGCAAGAATAAGTTGGACTGGCAGGTGCATGTTAAGTTGCATATATTGGAACACAGATTCTCTCTGAATagccaatttttttattaattattatttaagtTTTACATTCAGCATTTTGGTTATTTTTAGCATATAAGAAAGCATAAGATACCATGATCATAGCCCTCAAGAATGAATACTggtacttcaaaattttcatggaaCTAAATCATTTTATTGAGCTTTGGATGCCTGTTTCAGCATGTGATTTGGCAGGATAGTATACTCCTCCATGCCACAACAATGAAAGATACTCTTGCTACAGAAGAGGTGGGATGAAACTGTTCTGATTATAAAATTGTTGCAAACTGGATTAATATGACTCACTATTTTGTGTATGAATGCTTAGTCTGATGAAAACATGTGGTACCACTCTCAAACACATGATAATATATTGTTGTACCAAGTTGTGCTGATCTTGTCCTTTCCAAAAAGGAAGATAAGTATGGGCAACATAATATATTATGTGAGACAATGTGTCTTCTGATGGCAGCATGGGCTACTCAAAACCATATTCCTCTTCCTACTCTTTTAACAGGAAATCCATGACAAGACATGAAGAAAATTTTCTGCAGGAACCTGAGCAGAAGCAGCATGTTGAATCAACACAAAGAGGTACATTCCCATATCCCATTCATTTAATCACTTCCTCCTTACACATGCTCTGCTAACGAATTTAAAATAACTTGTAGTACTCTGATTTAGTGGCACTTACAAAAGTTAAGATGTGTTGTAATGCTCTGATAAGTGGAACATAAACTTGTATTGCTCAGATAAGTGGAAGATGAGTTGGACTGAACTCGTAAGAGTTAGATAAGCCTATTACTGGTAGGTTGGGGTTAAATATTCTGGATTAATAATTGATAGATCAATTATTTCATTAGATCGAATAAATTTATAATGATTAGATGGGTTTAGTATCATCTTGAGCTTAATAAGGGACATTTTTAGTTACTAATATTCTTTTTTGGTCTACTTTTGCAACTGATATTATTGATGGGTTACTTTTGGCAGATGGAAAGAtgacataaaaaagggggaggttCACATGTAGCATTTGAAGCAATCTTTGAAAAAtgggaatgattcttataaaaagACCTTCATGTTCTTTCTGCTTGTCCTTTTTCTTGAGCATGAAGATTCCACCGTATGCTTCTTCTCCTAAATAGCCAAAgctatcatcatcatcttgtaaTTATCTATCACCCtcgttcttcttcctcctcctcatcactATTCTCTTACTCAATTATCCTCCAACTCCATCTAAAAGCATACTTATCTTTGAGTTTTAAGCCCTGCATGCCTACCCACACCAGTATATGGACCCTCCAATGATTTCCCACTAGCCTCAACTTGCATCATTGTTCACATCCTCCAACTTTCTCGACAATACTCTTATCTGCTCCAAGGATTTATTTCGTTTTTTAATGCATCCGGGCATGCTCCAACTTGTTGCTCAGCAGAAGAAAGCATGATCCATAAACACGTTCAGCTGTGACATAAATCCCCCTTCAGGATCTCAAAACCCAATTGGACAGCAGCAGCACCACATGGCACGCTCTAAATCATTGATGCGTGCAATTAATGTTCATATGCCGTCCTGTCACCATCAAAGTCTATACGTGATCACTGTGTGTGACTCATCAATTCTGTAGCATAAATTTGACAGTATTATCTTTTGTTTAATTTACGCAGAGATTGCTTGACTTGCTTTGCTCCAACAGCAGCATAATCTAACAACAGTTTCTTTCAGGCCTGCTACCTCCCTGCAATCAGCATCTCCAAGGCCTGTAGAAGCACCCTCGCCTTCAAATTCACTGGCTTTAACCAGCCTTCATTCATCGTCGACGGCTTCTTCGAGCGGACGTCCCCTTAGACTACTACGGTGGCACACTTGGCCTCGTCAATGGCACCGCCGACAACATGCCATTGGGTTTTCAGCTGCCACAGGGAGCGCTTGGAGATTGCATTCCAATCGGTAAGCTCAAACTATTAAGTCATAAGTTAGATTTAACGTATTTGATCCGCTCCTTCAATATCCTCAGTGACGTGAGATTATATTTTAGTTCTCTTCCAATCTCTAGATATCTTGCATCATTTATATATATTCTTGGAAGCTTCTAGCAATAAtcttgataaggtatattttgggtctaaGACACGTCACAATCGATACCACGCCGCGCCACAACCGAGTCAGCAAGGGGAGTACCCTCACGCGCAAGTCGGAATCTATACCGAAGTGCTGTTTGGCATGTCCCATCCCGGAAGCTTGGGACGGTGCTGTCTGGTGCCATCCCTTGCGTCCCGGGACGGCGACCACACAGAAGTACCATCTCGTCCCTCGAGGATCAACCACCACGTCGAACCCACGTGTGATCGACCCTCGTGCAATAATATAAAAGCCTCTGGCCGGCATCCGGCCaagggaagagaaaaaaaaaaagggaaaaacaactactgacttgctcgtcggaggggccaaagttgggaatcacccgacgaaggtcatttttgcaggaaagcaGTCACCATCGAGCCGCGAGCGTCTTAACCTAGGAATTGCCATCCAGTGTACGAAGGTGAGCTGCAGACCAGCCTGAAGACTGAGAAGACGCTGCTCAACACAAACGGCGCCCGGTCCGAGGTACGCCGATCAACACCCCATCGAGAGGGCCCGACCTACCTCGACATCCAGCTAAGCCAACAGAAGACTCTCGACATCGACCCATGGATCAAGCCGTGCCGACTCATCAGCCAcagcacatttgttcaccaacaaatCTCATATGTTACTGTTGCTACAACCAAGGAAGACAAGCAGTTCATGCAGCAAGAGTAAAACATGAATTAGAAAGTAAGAGAAGAAGTGTTCTCCCATAGGTTTTGTTAGGAGTAGCATCAGACGAAATTGAGGCTCCACAAATAGTGTTGGATGATGAAGAGGACAGTAAAATGAAGGTTGTCGATGTCATTAACTGGTTGGGTAGGAACTCTACTTTTACATGCATAAACTACACCCACAAGAAAAAGGATACTGAAAAGAAACTGTGAGCATCTTTGGTGGTGGCTTCTGATCATGCTAATCGTTGTTCATTGTGTATTACTTGTGTAGGAGCACACTCCTCTCTTAGTATCATTCTGGCCCATATCCATTCACACATACATCAATAAATAAAGCACTACAAGAAGCATAAATCATGCTTTCGAAAGCCTCATCATGTTGTATGTGTGACAAGTGACTGCTTAAGGTCATGTACAAAAATAGGTAATCATGATCATAATAGACATACCAAGTAAATTTTCTGTTGAGCTCTGAACTAAGCTTTTGGCCTTCCTGTGGTTAGTATTGAACTCTAAATTAATGCATACTTAAGGATATGTTCAACAATTAGTAGACATGAAGTATTAAGCTTTGTTGTTGAAGGTTTCTTGAGATCATCTTTCATGATTGATTACTGGAGAAAGAGACTTCATGACCACTCCATGTTCATAAACAGTATTATTTGAATACCATCTGATTACCTACAATCAGGAAGAAACAGTtcatgggagagagagagagagagagagagagagagagagagagagagagaccactcCATGTTCACAAACTGTATTGCTTAAGTACATGAAAGATAAATACCATCTGATTACCTTCAATCAGGAAGAAACAgttcatgagagagagagagagagagaagtagcACCGGGGTTTCTTACATGACAAGAAAGAGAACAAGCAAGCAACTCTCCTGCTGAGGAAAGACcaaaaaagaagatgaagaacagaaaggatttataGATATATATAGATGAGATAGGAGTTTATAGGGATGTAGTTAGACTCCATAGACTGCGTCGGTGAACTTGTTCTTGATCCACTTGAAGCTGTTCCTCACCGAGGACTTGAGCTTGCGTTCCATGGCGAAGGAGTTGTAAGAGGCGACACGCCGCTTCCTCTTCAGCTCGGGATCGCTGGAGCTGGCAAAGCCATCATCCTTCCCACTGGGACCGTTGAAGCTGTAGGAGTTGCACCTGTTATCATATCCAAACCCCCCGGTCGAGGAAGATGAGTACTCCGGGAAGGACCTGCACTTCTCCATGTCAAGACCTGTCAAGAGTAAGCTGTTTCTGcacccacagagagagagagagagagagagagagagagagagagatgcgaaTGATGAGGGAGGAAGaggtgatgagagattaaattggGAGGAGGGAGGGGCAAAAAGATGGGGTCAGAGGTGGAGTAGGGAGAATGATGGCTCAACAAGGAAGGGGGACAGCATCAGTGCATGGGTGACCCCAAGTGTGATGTTGAAGGCACCTCTTCATTGCTAGTGGATCTTTATTTGCCAAGCTCTGATAGATTTAGGATGAAAGATTCAATGTTCACTACCATATTCCTCAACCACAACTTCACACATCACAAACCCTAGATTATTTGAATCACTCAGCACCTCAAACTAGGAATATGCTGACACTTTTAGTCATTGATGTAAGCCACTACTCAGGTAGGTTGGTTATGATAATaccaatgataataataatactaataataatgataGTTGTATGTAGATATTAGAGGGGAATGAGAATGCTCCTTTCACTCAGTGCATGgaatgaagacaaatcaaggtttATCCTTTTAGTAATGGGTTATGCATTAGCATTTTAATTAGGTCCATTTCAAGAGGAAAGATGACCATATGAATCcactattattatttaatattaaaaatgcaCTAGAAATGGGTCATGCATCTGATGCACATTTGACCTTAAGTACATAAAGTGACTACAACATAATTATTCTTCTTTCCTTGGAACTCCTTCCATATTAATTTTCAAATGAAGACTCTGTTTTGGGTGGAATAACAAGGGAGAGATTACAATCCAACAATATCACTGATTGCTTAGGTTTCTCTAATCTTAAAAGATCAAGACATAAAAAAGAAGATCCTAGGTCATAGTTAGGGCCAATGGAAGGTAGGCTTAGACTATATCTGATACAAGATTCACTGAATCTATGCAAGAAAGCAAAGCAATCACCACAACTCAAGGGCATAAAAAGCTTGCATATGGTCTAAATAaaacatacatgcatacatatagtAGGAAATATTGAAATCAGATTGTCTTGTCTCATACTAGATCGAGTGATGGCGTTTAATATGCACTACAATTTAATGAGAAATGCTTAGGTGTCTGATGTGCTTTATAATAACATCAAACCTCTTTCATGTGTTATTCTTATAATAAATACCTTCTAATCTATTACTACAAAATTTGGTGTTTAATTAGGTCATTGTTTGTGCATGAATACCATAAGATTTCCACAACTCCAGTTCACTCCTCTAAGTAGCATTGCCATCTTGTTTGTGTATTATAGGAGGTGCATGTGTGTGCCAAGTGAACATATGGAGAAGGCAATAAGACCACCAGATCCTATGATCCATCCACAGATTTCTCAGGCAAAACTGTCTCTCATGTTTGACTTGGTGTTGTTTCCACCATTTAATCCTTCAACTAGAGACAAGTGTTTCTATTAAGCTTCTAATTGTTAGAACCAAATCGAATCGAATGATCCGATCAAGAGAATTGCTATGAATCAAGAATTAAGAATCAGACCCTTGATTAGTCCAATTCGAGTATTGAATTAGAAATATCTGGACCTGATATATTAATTGGTCTATCGATCTAATCTAGTCATCCAGTGATTGAAGATTTGGTCAAGTCATTGCCCATTATAtgatttgattttgataattatattattaatattatatatatatatatatatatagaaatgtATAAGAAAAAGATTGAGATGTAGGAGGTGATAATGGATGGGTTGCCATCACATGGTGAGGGCCCTCCAATAAAGCTGtggcttctttctcttctttttcattGATGGTGGTGGGAGGTGCCACTTCCGATGGCCAAACAAAGCTTGGAGGGGTGATAGATAGCTTTGGTGGTGGTGTCTGCGGCGCCGCTGCCATGGCCCCATCGGTAGCCCACTCCACCCTACACCCCACTTCTTCTTTCCGGTGTCCCCACAGCTTCAGTCTTTTCCTCCTCGAACACATTTGTGGTGGCTGTCCTCCTTAAAAGAGATGTATATAAGCAGAAAAAGTAGAGGTTGTCTCCCAAAGGAAGCTTCGGGATTCACAAGAATCCTAAGAGAAAAATTAGGTTGCCATCTCCTTCTTCCTATCGCGAGTTAAATTCTACACCATTTTTATTCTGCTTAGATCTGTCGTTGGTCAGCACACTATTTCACAGTTGATACTGTTGGTCAACGGTGGCTGCAGAACATAAGAGCAGTAGAATTCTGCACTTGTAATAATACCTCACTTTTTATCGACTTAAGCGTTAAAAGAGATTTTAATGGACATACCCCCTATAGTTAGCACCACCTgagtcagcatttaatgaatataTTACTGTTTGTTAGTTTATGAGTCTAAATATTTTAGGTTAGTGATCTATGTATGCTCAAGAAGCTAATGAGTTGGTCATCCCATTAGGACGAATCATGATAatttaatgatatcaaaattaatttaatatcggAACATGATGAGTGACTTAAGAAAGGATACTGAGCTAGACCTCATATGTATAATATTAGAATTTAATTTTAGACTATTATTGATCCTTAACAAGGACATAAAACTTTTAAAATATCGAATTAATCCTATATCAAAAGTGGACAAAGATTCAGATTAACTATTTCAAAAAATTACTAATTCAAACTTAATAAATTAACGAGTCAGTTATTCAACAAGCTGGATCATGACACATGCATGTTGAAATTCTTCTGAAGGATGAGACAAGCTGGTTATGTTCGATGACTTAAAATAACCCTTTGATTGATTTTTTATATGATTTCGATTATAAATTCTACTTGATGAGATTGATATgatataatctaattttttttggtATTATCATGAAAGAGAACAAATCACTGAGtactgagaatttttttttttaattactacTCGTATTATAGTGTATTTTATCTCACTTTAGTGTTTgtgtttaaatattattataaacaaACCTCTCATGCTCTTTTCTCTTTCCTTTCAAAACTTATTCTAGGTTTAAAGAGTTATGAAACAAAGTAGGTTTTATCTAAGAAAAAATGAGTTtttattataagcataaaaatcatgattatactattattatataaaaattttaatattagaaattaaaataaaatataatagatCAAATATACGATATGTACCTTTTTGATGCTACTCATAGAGTCTTTATTTGATTTGTAGGTGCACCGTCGTCGAATATGAAAGCTATAGCGATATCGATCTATAAAGAGAACTAGACTtgctttcttttctctcttcctatcctttacaGGAGCGATGGATTAGAGACCAAGGAGCGATAAGAGAAGATACGTAATATCTCAATAACTAGTTGTATCATCTCTAGGAGGTCATATCTTTTTATAGACAAGAGCGAAGAGTCTAAAATGATAATTAGTAGAGTCCATGCCATCAAAGTCATCTCCTAAGGAACcttatcataattaaaaaattttattagtcgataatcataa belongs to Musa acuminata AAA Group cultivar baxijiao chromosome BXJ3-5, Cavendish_Baxijiao_AAA, whole genome shotgun sequence and includes:
- the LOC135638285 gene encoding putative chloride channel-like protein CLC-g, whose product is MAADQLVNADDLEAPLISSAVSYHDEHRSRIRRSTSNTTSQVALIGSNLCPIESLDYELIENDFLKQDWRSRGPGHIVRYVILKWTLCFLVGALAGAVGFFNNLAVENIAGVKFVITSNMMLVRKFGWAFGVFAGTNFVLLMFASMITTFISPAAAGSGIPEVKAYLNGVDAPDIFSLKTFFVKVVGCIAAVSSSLYVGKAGPMIHTSACIASILGQGGSRKYKLTCKWLRYFKNDRDRRDLVTCGSGAGVAAAFRAPVGGVLFALECVSSWWRSALLWRAFFTTAVVVVILRALIDICNSGKCGLFGKGGLIMFDVTSANITYHVIDLPPVLVLGVVGGILGSLYNFLLEKVLRVYTLINEKGHVYKLLLAASVSIFTSCCLFGLPWLASCKPCPAGLSEACPSIGRSGNFKKFQCAPDHYNDLASLFFNTNDDAIRNLYSAGTDNVFQKSSVFLFFIASYFLGIISYGLAVPSGLFVPVILTGATYGRLVGMLMGSHSTLNHGLFAVLGSASLLGGSMRMTVSVCVIILELTNNLLLLPLVMLVLLISKTVADVFNADVYDMLVKLKGLPYLEAHAEPYMRQLTVGDVVGGPLQIFNGVEKVSNIVHLLKTTGHHGFPVVDEPPFSSSPVLFGLILRAHLLVLLKKKTFLHARTLVSIDVSKQFSAEDFAKRGSGKHENIEGIDLTAEEMDMYVDLHPYTNTSPYTVVETMSLAKALILFREVGLRHLLVIPKSSSRAPVVGILTRHDFMPEHILGTHPFLLQSRWKTIRLGKSNLIEIFSGLC
- the LOC135638435 gene encoding uncharacterized protein LOC135638435; this encodes MGALEKRTIRAEMKDITEELLQKQINEKHECFHNDKPTVVCFLFVASLPVGSTAECEESGEKCRSFPEYSSSSTGGFGYDNRCNSYSFNGPSGKDDGFASSSDPELKRKRRVASYNSFAMERKLKSSVRNSFKWIKNKFTDAVYGV